In the genome of Populus trichocarpa isolate Nisqually-1 chromosome 6, P.trichocarpa_v4.1, whole genome shotgun sequence, one region contains:
- the LOC7479625 gene encoding protein argonaute 4A isoform X1, with protein MRHKMESTEEPEALPPPPSDALPPPDALPPPDALPPPDALPPPPPEIPPNVVPVQLTTDSVPEETKKISKPKRSPIARRGFGSRGQKIQLLSNHFKVSISNTGGHFFHYCVSLSYEDGRPIDAKGIGRRLIDKVHETYGSDLAGKDFAYDGEKSLFTIGALPRNKMEFTVLLDSFSSNRNSGNGSPVGNGSPNETDKKRMRRAFQSKTFKVEMSFAAKIPMQAIAAALRGQESENSQEALRVLDIILRQHAAKQGCLLVRQSFFHDDPKNYVDLGGGVLGCRGFHSSFRTSQGGLSLNIDGSTTTIIQPGPLIDFLIANQNVSNPFQIDWAKAKRTLKNLRIRVSPTNQEYRITGLSENTCKEQMFSLKSRASDGNDVESVDITVYHYFVNHRSIDLRYSGDLPCINVGKPKRPTYIPVELCSLLPLQRYIKALTVLQRSQLVEKSRQKPQEKIRILTDVMKSNNYAAEQMLRSCGITISSQFTQVQGRVLTAPKLKAGNGEDVIPRNGRWNFNHKKFFEPSKIENWAVVNFSARCDVRGLVRDLIRFGEMKGILISDPVDVVEENGQFRRAPPLVRVEKMFEQIQKAFPNAPPRFLVCLLPDRKNSDIYGPWKRKNLAEYGIFNQCLAPTRVNEQYILNVLLKINAKLGGLNSLLAMEQSRNIPFVSKVPTIIFGMDVSHGSPGQSDMPSIAAVVSSRNWPLLSRYRASVRSQSPKVEMVDSLFTLTPDKKDDSGIVRELLLDYYRSSGQTKPAQIIIFRDGVSESQFNQVLNIELDQIIEACKFLDESWSPKFTVIVAQKNHHTKFFQDGSPDNVPPGTVIDNAVCHPQSYDFYMCAHAGMIGTTRPTHYHVLLDEIGFSADDLQELIHSLSYVYQRSTTAISVVAPVRYAHLAATQISQFLKCDDMSETSSSHGGLTSAGQTPVPELPELHRNVCSSMFFC; from the exons ATGAG GCACAAAATGGAATCCACTGAAGAGCCAGAGGCCCTCCCTCCACCTCCATCCGATGCCCTCCCTCCACCTGATGCCCTCCCTCCACCTGATGCCCTCCCTCCACCTGATGCCCTCCCTCCACCTCCACCTGAGATACCGCCAAATGTAGTTCCTGTTCAATTGACAACAGACTCTGTTCCGgaggaaacaaaaaagatatcaaaaccAAAACGTTCCCCGATTGCCAGGCGTGGATTTGGGTCTAGAGGGCAAAAAATACAACTGCTCTCAAATCATTTCAAAGTTTCCATCTCTAATACTGGTGGCCACTTTTTTCATTACTGT GTTTCCTTGTCTTATGAGGATGGTCGCCCTATTGATGCAAAGGGCATTGGGAGAAGATTAATTGATAAAGTTCATGAGACCTATGGCTCAGACCTTGCTGGGAAGGACTTTGCATATGATGGAGAGAAGAGCTTATTTACAATTGGTGCTCTGCCTCGAAACAAAATGGAATTCACTGTTTTGCTCGATAGTTTCTCATCAAATAG GAATTCTGGAAATGGCAGTCCTGTTGGCAACGGAAGTCCAAACGAGACTGATAAAAAGAGGATGAGGCGGGCATTCCAGTCCAAAACATTTAAAGTGGAGATGAGTTTTGCTGCCAAAATCCCTATGCAGGCTATTGCAGCTGCTTTGCGTGGTCAAGAATCAGAAAACTCACAGGAAGCCTTAAGAGTCTTAGACATCATTTTAAGACAGCATGCAGCCAAACA GGGTTGCCTTCTTGTTCGCCAGTCATTCTTTCACGATGATCCAAAGAACTATGTTGATCTGGGAGGAGGTGTCCTTGGATGCCGAGGATTTCATTCGAGCTTTAGAACCTCGCAGGGTGGATTATCCCTAAATATAG ATGGTTCGACTACAACGATAATACAGCCTGGGCCTCTTATTGACTTTCTCATAGCCAACCAGAATGTGTCAAACCCCTTTCAGATTGACTGGGCAAAG GCTAAGCGAACATTGAAAAATCTGAGGATAAGGGTGTCACCTACCAATCAAGAGTACAGAATCACTGGCTTGAGTGAAAATACTTGCAAAGAGCAAAT GTTCTCTCTGAAATCAAGAGCATCTGATGGAAATGATGTTGAAAGTGTTGACATTACAGTTTACCATTATTTTGTAAATCATCGCAGCATAGATTTACGCTACTCTGGAGATTTGCCTTGCATCAATGTTGGCAAGCCTAAAAGGCCCACTTACATTCCTGTCGAG CTTTGTTCACTGCTTCCCTTGCAACGCTATATAAAGGCACTAACTGTCCTTCAGAGATCACAGTTAgtagaaaaatcaagacaaaAACCACAAGAAAAAATTAGGATCTTAACTGAT GTTATGAAAAGCAACAACTATGCTGCAGAACAAATGTTGCGTTCTTGTGGTATCACCATCAGCAGCCAGTTTACTCAAGTTCAAGGCCGTGTCCTAACTGCTCCAAAG TTAAAGGCAGGAAATGGCGAGGATGTTATTCCAAGAAATGGGCGGTGGAATTTTAATCATAAG AAATTTTTCGAACCTTCTAAAATTGAAAACTGGGCCGTGGTGAACTTTTCTGCTCGTTGTGATGTGCGTGGTCTAGTCAGAGATTTGATAAGATTTGGAGAAATGAAAGGGATT CTCATAAGTGACCCGGTGGATGTTGTTGAAGAGAATGGTCAGTTTCGACGGGCACCGCCTCTTGTTCGAGTGGAGAAGATGTTTGAACAGATACAGAAAGCATTTCCAAATGCACCTCCTCGCTTTCTCGTGTGTCTTCTTCCTGATAGGAAGAACTCTGACATATATG GTCCTTGGAAAAGAAAGAATCTTGCAGAATATGGAATTTTCAATCAATGCCTGGCACCCACTAGAGTTAATGAGCAGTATATACTTAATGTTCTCCTGAAGATAAATGCTAAG CTTGGTGGTTTGAATTCTTTGTTGGCCATGGAGCAATCACGAAACATCCCATTCGTCTCGAAGGTTCCTACAATAATATTTGGAATGGATGTATCACATGGTTCGCCTGGTCAGTCTGACATGCCCTCCATTGCTGCG GTTGTCAGTTCTAGAAACTGGCCTCTACTTTCTCGTTATAGAGCTTCTGTGCGTAGTCAGTCACCAAAAGTTGAGATGGTAGATTCTCTTTTTACACTAACACCGGATAAGAAAGATGATTCTGGGATTGTCAG GGAATTGTTGTTGGACTACTATAGGAGTTCTGGCCAAACAAAACCAGCTCAGATAATCATATTCAG GGATGGAGTTAGCGAGTCACagttcaatcaagtcctcaacATCGAGCTGGATCAAATCATTGAG GCATGCAAGTTCCTTGATGAAAGCTGGTCACCCAAGTTCACTGTTATTGTTGCACAGAAAAATCATCACACTAAATTTTTCCAAGATGGATCTCCAGACAATGTTCCTCCTG GAACCGTTATTGATAATGCTGTTTGTCACCCACAAAGCTATGATTTCTACATGTGTGCACATGCAGGGATGATA ggaACAACAAGGCCAACACATTATCACGTTCTTTTAGATGAGATTGGCTTTTCAGCTGATGATCTACAGGAGTTGATTCACTCTTTGTCTTATGT GTACCAAAGAAGCACAACAGCAATATCTGTAG TTGCTCCTGTCCGTTATGCTCACTTGGCAGCAACTCAGATTTCACAATTCTTGAAGTGTGATGACATGTCAGAGACATCCTCGAGCCATGGAGGTCTAACTTCTGCTGGGCAAACCCCTGTGCCCGAGCTTCCTGAGCTACACCGGAATGTCTGCAGCTCTATGTTTTTCTGCTga
- the LOC7479625 gene encoding protein argonaute 4A isoform X4 yields the protein MESTEEPEALPPPPSDALPPPPPDALPPPPPEIPPNVVPVQLTTDSVPEETKKISKPKRSPIARRGFGSRGQKIQLLSNHFKVSISNTGGHFFHYCVSLSYEDGRPIDAKGIGRRLIDKVHETYGSDLAGKDFAYDGEKSLFTIGALPRNKMEFTVLLDSFSSNRNSGNGSPVGNGSPNETDKKRMRRAFQSKTFKVEMSFAAKIPMQAIAAALRGQESENSQEALRVLDIILRQHAAKQGCLLVRQSFFHDDPKNYVDLGGGVLGCRGFHSSFRTSQGGLSLNIDGSTTTIIQPGPLIDFLIANQNVSNPFQIDWAKAKRTLKNLRIRVSPTNQEYRITGLSENTCKEQMFSLKSRASDGNDVESVDITVYHYFVNHRSIDLRYSGDLPCINVGKPKRPTYIPVELCSLLPLQRYIKALTVLQRSQLVEKSRQKPQEKIRILTDVMKSNNYAAEQMLRSCGITISSQFTQVQGRVLTAPKLKAGNGEDVIPRNGRWNFNHKKFFEPSKIENWAVVNFSARCDVRGLVRDLIRFGEMKGILISDPVDVVEENGQFRRAPPLVRVEKMFEQIQKAFPNAPPRFLVCLLPDRKNSDIYGPWKRKNLAEYGIFNQCLAPTRVNEQYILNVLLKINAKLGGLNSLLAMEQSRNIPFVSKVPTIIFGMDVSHGSPGQSDMPSIAAVVSSRNWPLLSRYRASVRSQSPKVEMVDSLFTLTPDKKDDSGIVRELLLDYYRSSGQTKPAQIIIFRDGVSESQFNQVLNIELDQIIEACKFLDESWSPKFTVIVAQKNHHTKFFQDGSPDNVPPGTVIDNAVCHPQSYDFYMCAHAGMIGTTRPTHYHVLLDEIGFSADDLQELIHSLSYVYQRSTTAISVVAPVRYAHLAATQISQFLKCDDMSETSSSHGGLTSAGQTPVPELPELHRNVCSSMFFC from the exons ATGGAATCCACTGAAGAGCCAGAGGCCCTCCCTCCACCTCCATCCGATGCCCTCCCTCCACCT CCACCTGATGCCCTCCCTCCACCTCCACCTGAGATACCGCCAAATGTAGTTCCTGTTCAATTGACAACAGACTCTGTTCCGgaggaaacaaaaaagatatcaaaaccAAAACGTTCCCCGATTGCCAGGCGTGGATTTGGGTCTAGAGGGCAAAAAATACAACTGCTCTCAAATCATTTCAAAGTTTCCATCTCTAATACTGGTGGCCACTTTTTTCATTACTGT GTTTCCTTGTCTTATGAGGATGGTCGCCCTATTGATGCAAAGGGCATTGGGAGAAGATTAATTGATAAAGTTCATGAGACCTATGGCTCAGACCTTGCTGGGAAGGACTTTGCATATGATGGAGAGAAGAGCTTATTTACAATTGGTGCTCTGCCTCGAAACAAAATGGAATTCACTGTTTTGCTCGATAGTTTCTCATCAAATAG GAATTCTGGAAATGGCAGTCCTGTTGGCAACGGAAGTCCAAACGAGACTGATAAAAAGAGGATGAGGCGGGCATTCCAGTCCAAAACATTTAAAGTGGAGATGAGTTTTGCTGCCAAAATCCCTATGCAGGCTATTGCAGCTGCTTTGCGTGGTCAAGAATCAGAAAACTCACAGGAAGCCTTAAGAGTCTTAGACATCATTTTAAGACAGCATGCAGCCAAACA GGGTTGCCTTCTTGTTCGCCAGTCATTCTTTCACGATGATCCAAAGAACTATGTTGATCTGGGAGGAGGTGTCCTTGGATGCCGAGGATTTCATTCGAGCTTTAGAACCTCGCAGGGTGGATTATCCCTAAATATAG ATGGTTCGACTACAACGATAATACAGCCTGGGCCTCTTATTGACTTTCTCATAGCCAACCAGAATGTGTCAAACCCCTTTCAGATTGACTGGGCAAAG GCTAAGCGAACATTGAAAAATCTGAGGATAAGGGTGTCACCTACCAATCAAGAGTACAGAATCACTGGCTTGAGTGAAAATACTTGCAAAGAGCAAAT GTTCTCTCTGAAATCAAGAGCATCTGATGGAAATGATGTTGAAAGTGTTGACATTACAGTTTACCATTATTTTGTAAATCATCGCAGCATAGATTTACGCTACTCTGGAGATTTGCCTTGCATCAATGTTGGCAAGCCTAAAAGGCCCACTTACATTCCTGTCGAG CTTTGTTCACTGCTTCCCTTGCAACGCTATATAAAGGCACTAACTGTCCTTCAGAGATCACAGTTAgtagaaaaatcaagacaaaAACCACAAGAAAAAATTAGGATCTTAACTGAT GTTATGAAAAGCAACAACTATGCTGCAGAACAAATGTTGCGTTCTTGTGGTATCACCATCAGCAGCCAGTTTACTCAAGTTCAAGGCCGTGTCCTAACTGCTCCAAAG TTAAAGGCAGGAAATGGCGAGGATGTTATTCCAAGAAATGGGCGGTGGAATTTTAATCATAAG AAATTTTTCGAACCTTCTAAAATTGAAAACTGGGCCGTGGTGAACTTTTCTGCTCGTTGTGATGTGCGTGGTCTAGTCAGAGATTTGATAAGATTTGGAGAAATGAAAGGGATT CTCATAAGTGACCCGGTGGATGTTGTTGAAGAGAATGGTCAGTTTCGACGGGCACCGCCTCTTGTTCGAGTGGAGAAGATGTTTGAACAGATACAGAAAGCATTTCCAAATGCACCTCCTCGCTTTCTCGTGTGTCTTCTTCCTGATAGGAAGAACTCTGACATATATG GTCCTTGGAAAAGAAAGAATCTTGCAGAATATGGAATTTTCAATCAATGCCTGGCACCCACTAGAGTTAATGAGCAGTATATACTTAATGTTCTCCTGAAGATAAATGCTAAG CTTGGTGGTTTGAATTCTTTGTTGGCCATGGAGCAATCACGAAACATCCCATTCGTCTCGAAGGTTCCTACAATAATATTTGGAATGGATGTATCACATGGTTCGCCTGGTCAGTCTGACATGCCCTCCATTGCTGCG GTTGTCAGTTCTAGAAACTGGCCTCTACTTTCTCGTTATAGAGCTTCTGTGCGTAGTCAGTCACCAAAAGTTGAGATGGTAGATTCTCTTTTTACACTAACACCGGATAAGAAAGATGATTCTGGGATTGTCAG GGAATTGTTGTTGGACTACTATAGGAGTTCTGGCCAAACAAAACCAGCTCAGATAATCATATTCAG GGATGGAGTTAGCGAGTCACagttcaatcaagtcctcaacATCGAGCTGGATCAAATCATTGAG GCATGCAAGTTCCTTGATGAAAGCTGGTCACCCAAGTTCACTGTTATTGTTGCACAGAAAAATCATCACACTAAATTTTTCCAAGATGGATCTCCAGACAATGTTCCTCCTG GAACCGTTATTGATAATGCTGTTTGTCACCCACAAAGCTATGATTTCTACATGTGTGCACATGCAGGGATGATA ggaACAACAAGGCCAACACATTATCACGTTCTTTTAGATGAGATTGGCTTTTCAGCTGATGATCTACAGGAGTTGATTCACTCTTTGTCTTATGT GTACCAAAGAAGCACAACAGCAATATCTGTAG TTGCTCCTGTCCGTTATGCTCACTTGGCAGCAACTCAGATTTCACAATTCTTGAAGTGTGATGACATGTCAGAGACATCCTCGAGCCATGGAGGTCTAACTTCTGCTGGGCAAACCCCTGTGCCCGAGCTTCCTGAGCTACACCGGAATGTCTGCAGCTCTATGTTTTTCTGCTga
- the LOC7479625 gene encoding protein argonaute 4A isoform X3 has protein sequence MRHKMESTEEPEALPPPPSDALPPPPPDALPPPPPEIPPNVVPVQLTTDSVPEETKKISKPKRSPIARRGFGSRGQKIQLLSNHFKVSISNTGGHFFHYCVSLSYEDGRPIDAKGIGRRLIDKVHETYGSDLAGKDFAYDGEKSLFTIGALPRNKMEFTVLLDSFSSNRNSGNGSPVGNGSPNETDKKRMRRAFQSKTFKVEMSFAAKIPMQAIAAALRGQESENSQEALRVLDIILRQHAAKQGCLLVRQSFFHDDPKNYVDLGGGVLGCRGFHSSFRTSQGGLSLNIDGSTTTIIQPGPLIDFLIANQNVSNPFQIDWAKAKRTLKNLRIRVSPTNQEYRITGLSENTCKEQMFSLKSRASDGNDVESVDITVYHYFVNHRSIDLRYSGDLPCINVGKPKRPTYIPVELCSLLPLQRYIKALTVLQRSQLVEKSRQKPQEKIRILTDVMKSNNYAAEQMLRSCGITISSQFTQVQGRVLTAPKLKAGNGEDVIPRNGRWNFNHKKFFEPSKIENWAVVNFSARCDVRGLVRDLIRFGEMKGILISDPVDVVEENGQFRRAPPLVRVEKMFEQIQKAFPNAPPRFLVCLLPDRKNSDIYGPWKRKNLAEYGIFNQCLAPTRVNEQYILNVLLKINAKLGGLNSLLAMEQSRNIPFVSKVPTIIFGMDVSHGSPGQSDMPSIAAVVSSRNWPLLSRYRASVRSQSPKVEMVDSLFTLTPDKKDDSGIVRELLLDYYRSSGQTKPAQIIIFRDGVSESQFNQVLNIELDQIIEACKFLDESWSPKFTVIVAQKNHHTKFFQDGSPDNVPPGTVIDNAVCHPQSYDFYMCAHAGMIGTTRPTHYHVLLDEIGFSADDLQELIHSLSYVYQRSTTAISVVAPVRYAHLAATQISQFLKCDDMSETSSSHGGLTSAGQTPVPELPELHRNVCSSMFFC, from the exons ATGAG GCACAAAATGGAATCCACTGAAGAGCCAGAGGCCCTCCCTCCACCTCCATCCGATGCCCTCCCTCCACCT CCACCTGATGCCCTCCCTCCACCTCCACCTGAGATACCGCCAAATGTAGTTCCTGTTCAATTGACAACAGACTCTGTTCCGgaggaaacaaaaaagatatcaaaaccAAAACGTTCCCCGATTGCCAGGCGTGGATTTGGGTCTAGAGGGCAAAAAATACAACTGCTCTCAAATCATTTCAAAGTTTCCATCTCTAATACTGGTGGCCACTTTTTTCATTACTGT GTTTCCTTGTCTTATGAGGATGGTCGCCCTATTGATGCAAAGGGCATTGGGAGAAGATTAATTGATAAAGTTCATGAGACCTATGGCTCAGACCTTGCTGGGAAGGACTTTGCATATGATGGAGAGAAGAGCTTATTTACAATTGGTGCTCTGCCTCGAAACAAAATGGAATTCACTGTTTTGCTCGATAGTTTCTCATCAAATAG GAATTCTGGAAATGGCAGTCCTGTTGGCAACGGAAGTCCAAACGAGACTGATAAAAAGAGGATGAGGCGGGCATTCCAGTCCAAAACATTTAAAGTGGAGATGAGTTTTGCTGCCAAAATCCCTATGCAGGCTATTGCAGCTGCTTTGCGTGGTCAAGAATCAGAAAACTCACAGGAAGCCTTAAGAGTCTTAGACATCATTTTAAGACAGCATGCAGCCAAACA GGGTTGCCTTCTTGTTCGCCAGTCATTCTTTCACGATGATCCAAAGAACTATGTTGATCTGGGAGGAGGTGTCCTTGGATGCCGAGGATTTCATTCGAGCTTTAGAACCTCGCAGGGTGGATTATCCCTAAATATAG ATGGTTCGACTACAACGATAATACAGCCTGGGCCTCTTATTGACTTTCTCATAGCCAACCAGAATGTGTCAAACCCCTTTCAGATTGACTGGGCAAAG GCTAAGCGAACATTGAAAAATCTGAGGATAAGGGTGTCACCTACCAATCAAGAGTACAGAATCACTGGCTTGAGTGAAAATACTTGCAAAGAGCAAAT GTTCTCTCTGAAATCAAGAGCATCTGATGGAAATGATGTTGAAAGTGTTGACATTACAGTTTACCATTATTTTGTAAATCATCGCAGCATAGATTTACGCTACTCTGGAGATTTGCCTTGCATCAATGTTGGCAAGCCTAAAAGGCCCACTTACATTCCTGTCGAG CTTTGTTCACTGCTTCCCTTGCAACGCTATATAAAGGCACTAACTGTCCTTCAGAGATCACAGTTAgtagaaaaatcaagacaaaAACCACAAGAAAAAATTAGGATCTTAACTGAT GTTATGAAAAGCAACAACTATGCTGCAGAACAAATGTTGCGTTCTTGTGGTATCACCATCAGCAGCCAGTTTACTCAAGTTCAAGGCCGTGTCCTAACTGCTCCAAAG TTAAAGGCAGGAAATGGCGAGGATGTTATTCCAAGAAATGGGCGGTGGAATTTTAATCATAAG AAATTTTTCGAACCTTCTAAAATTGAAAACTGGGCCGTGGTGAACTTTTCTGCTCGTTGTGATGTGCGTGGTCTAGTCAGAGATTTGATAAGATTTGGAGAAATGAAAGGGATT CTCATAAGTGACCCGGTGGATGTTGTTGAAGAGAATGGTCAGTTTCGACGGGCACCGCCTCTTGTTCGAGTGGAGAAGATGTTTGAACAGATACAGAAAGCATTTCCAAATGCACCTCCTCGCTTTCTCGTGTGTCTTCTTCCTGATAGGAAGAACTCTGACATATATG GTCCTTGGAAAAGAAAGAATCTTGCAGAATATGGAATTTTCAATCAATGCCTGGCACCCACTAGAGTTAATGAGCAGTATATACTTAATGTTCTCCTGAAGATAAATGCTAAG CTTGGTGGTTTGAATTCTTTGTTGGCCATGGAGCAATCACGAAACATCCCATTCGTCTCGAAGGTTCCTACAATAATATTTGGAATGGATGTATCACATGGTTCGCCTGGTCAGTCTGACATGCCCTCCATTGCTGCG GTTGTCAGTTCTAGAAACTGGCCTCTACTTTCTCGTTATAGAGCTTCTGTGCGTAGTCAGTCACCAAAAGTTGAGATGGTAGATTCTCTTTTTACACTAACACCGGATAAGAAAGATGATTCTGGGATTGTCAG GGAATTGTTGTTGGACTACTATAGGAGTTCTGGCCAAACAAAACCAGCTCAGATAATCATATTCAG GGATGGAGTTAGCGAGTCACagttcaatcaagtcctcaacATCGAGCTGGATCAAATCATTGAG GCATGCAAGTTCCTTGATGAAAGCTGGTCACCCAAGTTCACTGTTATTGTTGCACAGAAAAATCATCACACTAAATTTTTCCAAGATGGATCTCCAGACAATGTTCCTCCTG GAACCGTTATTGATAATGCTGTTTGTCACCCACAAAGCTATGATTTCTACATGTGTGCACATGCAGGGATGATA ggaACAACAAGGCCAACACATTATCACGTTCTTTTAGATGAGATTGGCTTTTCAGCTGATGATCTACAGGAGTTGATTCACTCTTTGTCTTATGT GTACCAAAGAAGCACAACAGCAATATCTGTAG TTGCTCCTGTCCGTTATGCTCACTTGGCAGCAACTCAGATTTCACAATTCTTGAAGTGTGATGACATGTCAGAGACATCCTCGAGCCATGGAGGTCTAACTTCTGCTGGGCAAACCCCTGTGCCCGAGCTTCCTGAGCTACACCGGAATGTCTGCAGCTCTATGTTTTTCTGCTga